In Pseudomonas rhizosphaerae, one DNA window encodes the following:
- a CDS encoding helix-turn-helix transcriptional regulator yields the protein MTLDIKLTPREQEVLVWSGRGKSSWEISRILACSEATVNFHFANIRRKFAVGSRSVAVLLALEKGLITLC from the coding sequence GTGACGCTCGACATCAAGCTGACGCCGCGCGAGCAGGAAGTGCTCGTGTGGAGTGGCAGGGGCAAGTCCTCATGGGAAATCTCGCGCATATTGGCCTGCTCCGAAGCCACCGTGAATTTCCATTTCGCCAACATCCGCCGCAAGTTCGCCGTGGGCTCGCGCAGCGTGGCGGTCCTTTTGGCACTGGAAAAAGGCCTGATCACGTTGTGCTGA
- a CDS encoding DUF4917 family protein — protein MAHDTFDAQLDDWQTLHTRQRAQSLLLGNGASRAVWRSFAYASLFERAQKVRNKPLSLTDLALFKSLQTHSFEQVLALLNSTVRVNAALAISSTAPLNRYYAIKEALIHAVRSVHIPFRLLDGARLAVLNRELRAFDTVYSSNYDLLCPWAVQHDPHGFAELMDVDTGFDIRRTGAEGCRMLYLHGGLHLIKNSDGTTRQRTAEGEALLDGFAINTPGDVPLLVNEGSSAQKLRTIRDSDYLSWCHGELSRQDGTLCIFGHNLDGDDAHILQALCSAPAQTLYISIFPLSDAWIITQKQRFEALFAGSGKTLHFFDATSHGLGSAQLNVAVPAVVKKRR, from the coding sequence ATGGCACATGACACCTTCGACGCCCAGCTCGACGACTGGCAGACCCTGCACACCCGACAGCGCGCGCAAAGCCTGCTGCTGGGCAACGGCGCCAGCCGCGCAGTCTGGCGCAGCTTCGCCTACGCGTCCCTGTTCGAACGCGCGCAAAAGGTGCGCAACAAACCCTTGAGCCTCACCGACCTGGCCTTGTTCAAGTCGCTGCAGACCCACAGTTTCGAGCAGGTGCTCGCGCTGCTCAACAGCACCGTACGGGTCAACGCCGCCCTGGCGATCAGTTCGACTGCACCGCTCAACCGCTACTATGCGATCAAGGAAGCGTTGATCCATGCGGTGCGCAGCGTGCACATTCCCTTTCGTCTACTGGATGGAGCGCGCCTGGCCGTCCTGAACCGCGAACTGCGCGCCTTCGACACGGTGTACAGCAGCAACTACGACCTGCTCTGCCCATGGGCCGTCCAGCATGACCCGCATGGCTTCGCCGAGCTGATGGACGTGGACACCGGCTTCGATATCCGTCGCACCGGGGCTGAAGGCTGCCGCATGCTGTACCTGCACGGCGGGTTGCACCTGATCAAGAACAGCGACGGCACCACCCGGCAACGCACTGCAGAAGGCGAAGCCTTGCTCGATGGGTTTGCGATCAACACGCCTGGGGATGTGCCGCTGCTGGTCAACGAAGGCAGCAGCGCGCAGAAACTGCGCACCATCCGCGATTCGGATTATCTGAGCTGGTGCCATGGCGAGTTGAGCCGGCAGGACGGCACGCTGTGCATCTTCGGCCACAACCTGGACGGCGACGATGCGCACATTCTCCAGGCGTTGTGTTCGGCGCCTGCGCAGACCCTGTACATTTCGATCTTTCCGCTGAGCGATGCCTGGATCATCACCCAGAAACAACGCTTCGAAGCACTGTTTGCCGGCAGCGGCAAAACCCTGCACTTTTTCGACGCGACCAGCCATGGCCTGGGCAGTGCGCAACTGAATGTGGCGGTGCCTGCGGTGGTGAAGAAACGTCGCTGA
- a CDS encoding glycerophosphodiester phosphodiesterase, producing MLAHLYKTLCLTAALGAAASAHGQTPEQLAHAANIPHPAVIAHRGASYDAPESTLPAYLLARDLGADYLELDVQRTRDGQLIALHDDTLLRTTDIASKFPERKDKPVSDFTLAELKTLDAGSWFNAAHPQRACDSYKGLKILTLDEVLDVAQGGAHKPGVYIETKVPQQFPGIEHDLKAKLAQRGWLDGQHRVVLQTFEKGSLELLAKEMPQVPKVLLLWVGEGSIEPKSTVAFAASGMKDKAAYYAQQQPRDRAEFERWLDIAKANGAVGTGPSAALTEGGEQSYMDLVQPWMNKLTHDKGLLVHVYTVDEAVDFKKVSEAGVDGIFTNRTSELLKFYDRASTESVSQILQRNGY from the coding sequence ATGTTGGCACACCTGTACAAGACCCTTTGCCTGACCGCCGCCCTGGGCGCCGCCGCCTCGGCCCATGGGCAAACCCCCGAGCAGTTGGCCCACGCCGCCAACATTCCCCACCCTGCAGTGATTGCCCACCGCGGTGCTTCGTACGATGCGCCGGAGTCGACGCTGCCGGCTTACCTGCTGGCCCGGGACCTGGGCGCCGACTACCTGGAGCTCGATGTACAGCGCACGCGCGACGGGCAATTGATCGCACTGCACGACGACACCCTGCTGCGCACCACCGACATCGCCAGCAAGTTTCCCGAGCGCAAGGACAAGCCCGTCAGCGACTTCACCCTGGCCGAGCTGAAAACCCTCGACGCCGGCAGCTGGTTCAATGCCGCGCATCCGCAGCGTGCCTGTGACAGCTACAAAGGTCTGAAGATTCTGACGCTGGACGAAGTGCTCGACGTGGCCCAAGGCGGCGCCCATAAGCCTGGGGTGTACATCGAAACCAAGGTGCCGCAGCAGTTTCCCGGCATCGAGCATGATCTCAAGGCCAAGCTCGCGCAGCGCGGCTGGCTAGACGGCCAGCATCGTGTGGTTTTGCAGACGTTCGAGAAAGGCAGCCTGGAATTGTTGGCCAAGGAAATGCCCCAGGTGCCCAAGGTGTTGTTGCTGTGGGTCGGCGAGGGCAGCATCGAGCCCAAATCCACGGTGGCATTCGCTGCGTCCGGCATGAAGGACAAGGCCGCCTACTATGCCCAGCAACAGCCCCGTGATCGGGCCGAATTCGAGCGCTGGTTAGACATCGCCAAGGCCAACGGTGCAGTGGGCACCGGTCCGTCGGCAGCGTTGACCGAAGGCGGCGAGCAGAGCTACATGGACCTGGTGCAGCCCTGGATGAACAAGCTGACCCACGACAAAGGCCTGCTGGTCCACGTGTATACCGTTGACGAGGCCGTCGATTTCAAAAAGGTCAGCGAGGCAGGTGTGGACGGTATCTTTACCAATCGCACCAGTGAATTGCTGAAGTTCTACGACCGTGCTTCGACCGAATCCGTCAGCCAGATTCTTCAGCGAAACGGTTACTGA
- a CDS encoding AAA family ATPase, whose protein sequence is MIILVAGIHGVGKTWHCEHYAHRRGVLHSSATGLVRQVLASVKWSDDRYATNRDRNRQALELALTSIAATGKSMLLEGNVVLMGKRPRALGIDLAAFERLSLGAIVLLESEPWTVLQRLPASHASATEVEVFQQQERDSARAVARHLQIPLMLLRDCTEHSFGQTVDAWLKRGQPISIDTARSHPPGFHRLYR, encoded by the coding sequence ATGATCATCCTGGTAGCGGGTATTCATGGCGTAGGGAAGACTTGGCATTGCGAGCACTACGCCCATCGGCGAGGCGTGTTGCACAGCAGTGCGACGGGGTTGGTGCGGCAGGTGCTGGCCAGTGTGAAATGGAGCGATGATCGCTATGCGACCAACCGCGACCGGAATCGCCAGGCTCTCGAACTGGCCCTGACCAGCATCGCCGCCACCGGCAAGTCGATGTTGCTGGAAGGCAACGTTGTGTTGATGGGCAAGCGCCCTCGCGCGCTGGGCATTGATCTGGCCGCCTTCGAGCGGCTTTCCCTGGGTGCAATCGTGTTGCTGGAGAGCGAGCCGTGGACGGTGCTCCAGCGCCTGCCGGCCAGTCATGCGTCGGCGACCGAAGTGGAGGTGTTCCAGCAACAGGAACGGGACAGCGCGCGGGCGGTGGCGCGCCATCTCCAGATTCCGCTGATGTTACTGCGCGACTGCACCGAACACAGCTTCGGCCAGACCGTGGACGCCTGGCTGAAGCGCGGCCAGCCCATTTCCATCGATACCGCCCGAAGCCATCCACCGGGGTTTCATCGTTTGTACCGCTGA
- a CDS encoding NCS1 family nucleobase:cation symporter-1, whose protein sequence is MNNPDLPKGYSPRLYNEDLGPVAQKWNWYNIFAFWMSDVHSVGGYVFAASLFALGLASWQVLIALLVGIGIIQVIANLVAKPSQQAAVPYPVICRLAFGVFGANIPAVIRGLIAVAWYGVQTYLASSALIIVVLRFFPGMESYAQVQFAGLSYLGWMGFLFLWAVQAAVFWTGMDSIRRFIDWAGPVVYAAMFILAGWIVWKAGWSNISFTLAEKSLSGWEAFGQVVMATALVVSYFSGPTLNFGDFSRYCRTMADVRRGNFWGLPVNFLAFSLVTVVIVSGTLPVFGEMLHDPIATVARIDNDVAVLLGAFAFVTATIGINIVANFVSPAFDFANCAPSKISWRAGGMIAAVASIFITPWNLFNNPEVIHYTLDVLATFIGPLFGILLVDYYCIKQQRIDVAALFDDSPSGRYWYSNGFNPVAIKALLAATLIGVVVTFVPWFKPIANFAWFTGCFLGGGFYWLLARRDVRSLSLAGV, encoded by the coding sequence GTGAACAATCCCGACCTTCCCAAGGGCTACAGCCCTCGCTTGTACAACGAAGACCTGGGCCCGGTGGCGCAGAAGTGGAACTGGTACAACATCTTCGCCTTCTGGATGAGCGATGTGCACAGCGTCGGCGGCTATGTGTTCGCTGCCAGCCTGTTCGCCCTGGGCCTGGCCAGTTGGCAGGTGCTGATCGCGCTGCTGGTGGGCATCGGGATCATTCAGGTGATCGCCAATCTGGTCGCCAAGCCCAGCCAGCAGGCCGCTGTACCGTACCCGGTCATCTGCCGACTGGCCTTCGGCGTGTTCGGCGCGAACATTCCGGCGGTGATCCGCGGCCTGATCGCGGTCGCCTGGTACGGCGTGCAGACGTACCTGGCCTCCAGCGCGCTGATCATCGTGGTGTTGCGCTTCTTCCCTGGCATGGAAAGCTACGCACAGGTGCAGTTTGCGGGCTTGTCGTACCTGGGCTGGATGGGCTTCCTGTTCTTGTGGGCGGTGCAGGCAGCGGTGTTCTGGACCGGCATGGACTCGATCCGGCGCTTCATCGACTGGGCCGGGCCGGTGGTCTACGCAGCGATGTTCATTCTCGCCGGTTGGATCGTCTGGAAAGCGGGCTGGAGCAACATCAGCTTTACCCTTGCGGAAAAATCCCTGAGCGGCTGGGAAGCCTTTGGCCAGGTGGTGATGGCGACCGCCCTGGTGGTGTCGTACTTCTCCGGTCCGACCCTGAACTTTGGCGATTTCAGCCGTTATTGCCGGACCATGGCGGATGTGCGGCGCGGCAACTTCTGGGGCTTGCCGGTCAATTTCCTGGCGTTTTCGCTGGTCACTGTGGTGATCGTATCGGGCACCTTGCCCGTGTTCGGCGAAATGCTTCACGACCCCATCGCGACGGTAGCGCGCATCGACAACGACGTTGCGGTGCTATTGGGCGCATTCGCGTTCGTCACGGCAACGATCGGCATCAATATCGTCGCCAACTTCGTCTCGCCGGCCTTCGACTTCGCCAACTGCGCGCCGAGCAAGATCAGCTGGCGTGCGGGCGGGATGATTGCCGCGGTGGCGTCGATCTTCATCACCCCCTGGAACCTGTTCAACAACCCCGAAGTGATCCACTACACCCTCGACGTGCTGGCGACTTTCATCGGCCCACTGTTCGGGATCCTGCTGGTGGACTACTACTGCATCAAGCAGCAGCGGATCGACGTGGCGGCGCTGTTCGATGACTCACCGAGCGGGCGCTACTGGTACAGCAACGGCTTCAACCCGGTGGCAATCAAGGCGCTGCTGGCGGCGACGCTGATCGGGGTGGTCGTGACCTTCGTGCCTTGGTTCAAGCCGATCGCCAACTTCGCCTGGTTCACCGGTTGCTTCCTGGGTGGCGGTTTCTATTGGCTGCTGGCGCGGCGAGACGTGCGTTCGTTGAGCCTGGCAGGGGTCTGA
- a CDS encoding GntR family transcriptional regulator yields MNSRLFLANSVDGATATSRDEHIYQEILDAIVERRLQPGVRLPEDALAEVFNVSRTGIRKALQRLALERLVTLRANRGAEVAHPSAKEAQDVFAARQLIEPALMPTVVAHATAEHFKQLRELAEQEQQAQRQGRHSHAIQLSARFHVQLSVAADNQVLSEQIAQLTTRSSLIIAVYGSRHSVGCDCGEHGELIELLERGEGAQASNWMARHLASIRASLQLDAKPMAEPDFKSIFKR; encoded by the coding sequence GTGAACTCTCGTCTTTTTCTTGCCAACAGCGTTGATGGTGCGACTGCGACCAGCCGCGACGAGCACATTTATCAGGAGATTCTCGACGCTATCGTCGAGCGTCGCTTGCAGCCCGGCGTGCGCCTTCCTGAAGATGCCTTGGCCGAGGTGTTCAACGTCAGCCGCACGGGCATTCGCAAGGCCTTGCAGCGGTTGGCGCTGGAACGGCTGGTCACCTTGCGTGCGAACCGCGGCGCGGAAGTGGCGCACCCCAGTGCCAAGGAGGCCCAGGACGTGTTCGCCGCTCGGCAACTGATCGAGCCTGCGCTGATGCCGACCGTGGTCGCCCATGCCACGGCCGAGCATTTCAAGCAACTGCGCGAGCTGGCCGAACAGGAGCAGCAGGCGCAACGCCAAGGCAGGCACAGCCATGCCATTCAGCTGTCGGCGCGCTTTCACGTGCAGCTCTCGGTGGCCGCCGACAACCAGGTGCTCAGTGAGCAGATCGCCCAGTTGACTACCCGCTCTTCATTGATCATCGCGGTGTACGGCTCGCGCCACAGCGTCGGCTGCGATTGCGGCGAGCATGGCGAGTTGATCGAACTGCTGGAACGCGGGGAGGGCGCCCAGGCGTCGAACTGGATGGCCCGGCATCTGGCGAGCATTCGCGCCAGCCTTCAGCTGGACGCCAAGCCCATGGCCGAACCCGACTTCAAATCTATCTTCAAGCGCTAA
- a CDS encoding aspartate/glutamate racemase family protein, whose translation MKVQVINPNTSQSMTASIGRAARAAAGPDTQVIACCPDDGPESIEGHFDEAIAAVGVLEEVRKGVAAGYDAHIIACFGDPGLLAARELARGPVIGIAEAAFHVASLLCTRFAVVTTLTRTRIIAEHLLRNYGMAEHCTSVRCVDIAVLELETLGDDALVERIAEQALQARDHEGAGAIVLGCGGMADLPARVSERVGLPVIDGVAAAVKLAQVLVEMGLGTSKHGDLAYPLAKRFSGRFGHFGG comes from the coding sequence ATGAAAGTTCAGGTCATCAACCCCAACACCAGCCAGTCCATGACCGCCAGCATCGGCCGCGCAGCGCGTGCCGCCGCCGGCCCCGACACGCAGGTCATCGCCTGTTGCCCAGACGATGGCCCGGAATCTATCGAAGGCCACTTCGATGAAGCCATCGCCGCCGTGGGTGTGCTGGAAGAAGTGCGCAAGGGCGTAGCCGCCGGTTACGACGCGCACATCATCGCCTGCTTCGGCGACCCCGGCCTGCTGGCCGCCCGCGAGCTGGCACGCGGCCCGGTGATCGGCATCGCCGAAGCCGCCTTCCATGTCGCCAGCCTGCTGTGCACCCGCTTCGCCGTGGTCACCACGCTCACCCGCACACGCATCATCGCCGAGCACCTGCTGCGCAACTACGGCATGGCCGAGCATTGCACCTCGGTACGCTGCGTCGACATCGCCGTGCTGGAACTTGAAACCCTGGGCGACGATGCATTGGTCGAGCGCATTGCCGAACAGGCCCTGCAAGCCCGTGACCACGAAGGCGCCGGCGCCATCGTGCTGGGATGCGGCGGTATGGCGGACCTGCCAGCGCGGGTCAGCGAACGCGTCGGCCTGCCCGTGATCGATGGCGTGGCCGCAGCGGTGAAGCTGGCGCAAGTGTTGGTGGAAATGGGATTGGGGACGAGCAAGCACGGGGATCTGGCGTATCCGCTGGCGAAGCGGTTCAGTGGACGGTTTGGGCATTTTGGGGGGTGA
- a CDS encoding alpha/beta hydrolase produces the protein MYTDRLLDPSYELFLTEPTRLWTRETLASIRDHIHNDYPSADTTHGQQQWTEGDGACPPVRLCIHRPRSRPTQNPPLPAILYIHGGGFVLGCPEMADGYLAGLADDLKVVVVAVDYRLAPEHPFPAPLEDCYRALTWMRLNSASQGIDEHRIVIMGHSAGGGLAAALALLARDREQRKAAGLVMIYPMLDHRTGSASSTMNNLTTGRLSWSRAANHFCWQCMQGGYEANDERAYLLSPSLAPHLEGLPPSFIGVGALDLFLEENVEFGVKLSRSGVPVEMHVYPGVPHMFDQYPGAVTEQSKNDVRTALEKMLHVAVATEA, from the coding sequence ATGTACACCGATAGGCTCCTTGATCCGTCCTATGAATTGTTCCTGACCGAGCCCACCAGGCTGTGGACTCGAGAAACCCTTGCAAGCATCCGGGATCACATCCACAACGACTATCCCTCAGCCGACACGACTCACGGCCAGCAACAATGGACCGAGGGTGATGGTGCCTGTCCACCGGTGCGCTTGTGCATTCATCGACCAAGATCCAGACCGACCCAAAACCCACCATTGCCGGCGATTCTGTATATCCACGGGGGTGGCTTCGTTCTGGGTTGTCCGGAGATGGCGGACGGCTATCTGGCCGGCCTTGCCGACGATCTAAAGGTCGTCGTGGTTGCAGTCGACTATCGCCTGGCGCCGGAACATCCTTTCCCGGCGCCCCTCGAGGATTGCTACAGGGCACTGACCTGGATGCGTCTCAACTCGGCTTCCCAAGGCATAGACGAACATAGAATAGTCATCATGGGCCACAGCGCCGGGGGCGGGCTCGCTGCCGCTCTGGCGCTGTTGGCAAGAGACAGGGAGCAACGCAAGGCTGCAGGTCTGGTGATGATTTACCCCATGCTCGATCATCGAACGGGATCTGCCTCATCGACCATGAATAACCTGACGACAGGCAGGCTGAGTTGGTCGCGAGCGGCGAACCATTTCTGTTGGCAGTGCATGCAAGGGGGATACGAGGCCAATGATGAACGAGCGTATTTATTGTCTCCTTCGCTCGCGCCCCATCTCGAGGGCCTTCCACCGAGCTTCATCGGTGTTGGCGCGCTGGATCTGTTTTTGGAAGAAAACGTGGAATTCGGTGTGAAATTGTCACGATCCGGCGTTCCGGTGGAGATGCACGTCTACCCAGGCGTGCCTCATATGTTCGATCAGTACCCGGGGGCCGTGACCGAGCAAAGCAAAAACGACGTGAGAACAGCACTTGAGAAGATGTTGCACGTTGCAGTGGCAACTGAAGCGTGA
- a CDS encoding transketolase family protein: MNDLKNDAAQAPAAAKKKLTTSAMIASIASEGQATRSAPFGHALAALAAERQDIVGLSADLAKYTDLHIFAQAHPDRFYQMGMAEQLLMSAAAGMAREGFVPFATTYAVFASRRAYDFICMAIAEENLNVKIVCGLPGLTTGYGPSHQATDDLAIFRAMPNLMIVDPCDALEIEQAVPAIAAHNGPVYMRLLRGNVPLVLDEYGYTFEIGKAKTLRTGNDVLIISTGLMTMRALEAAKALQADGIDVAVLHVPTIKPLDEQTILAEARKPGRLVVAAENHSIIGGLGEAVATVLLRNGVTPAFRQIALPDAFLDAGALPTLHDRYGISTQAVCAQIKGWL, encoded by the coding sequence ATGAACGACTTGAAGAACGACGCAGCCCAGGCTCCAGCGGCCGCCAAGAAGAAACTCACGACCTCTGCAATGATTGCGTCGATTGCTTCTGAAGGCCAGGCAACCCGATCGGCGCCTTTTGGCCATGCACTGGCGGCCCTGGCTGCAGAGCGGCAGGATATCGTCGGACTTTCCGCCGACCTGGCCAAATACACCGATCTGCATATCTTCGCCCAGGCGCATCCCGACCGGTTCTACCAGATGGGCATGGCTGAACAGCTGCTGATGAGTGCCGCTGCAGGCATGGCCCGCGAAGGCTTCGTTCCCTTTGCCACTACCTATGCAGTGTTCGCCTCGCGCCGTGCCTATGATTTCATCTGCATGGCCATCGCCGAAGAAAATCTCAACGTAAAGATCGTCTGCGGGTTGCCGGGGTTGACGACCGGCTATGGGCCCAGCCACCAAGCCACCGATGATTTGGCCATCTTCCGCGCGATGCCGAATCTGATGATTGTCGACCCCTGCGATGCGCTCGAAATCGAGCAGGCCGTTCCCGCCATCGCCGCTCACAACGGGCCGGTGTACATGCGTCTGCTGCGCGGCAACGTTCCGCTGGTACTGGACGAATATGGCTACACCTTCGAGATTGGAAAAGCCAAGACCCTGCGCACAGGCAATGACGTGCTGATCATCTCGACCGGCTTGATGACCATGCGGGCCTTGGAGGCCGCCAAGGCACTTCAAGCCGATGGCATCGATGTGGCTGTACTTCACGTGCCCACCATCAAGCCACTGGACGAGCAAACCATTCTGGCGGAAGCTCGAAAGCCAGGCAGGCTGGTCGTGGCGGCAGAGAACCATTCGATCATTGGTGGTCTGGGTGAAGCAGTGGCGACTGTGCTGCTGCGAAACGGTGTCACGCCTGCATTCCGGCAAATTGCATTGCCCGACGCCTTTCTCGACGCTGGTGCTCTGCCTACGCTGCACGATCGTTACGGCATTTCAACCCAGGCCGTATGCGCCCAGATCAAGGGCTGGCTTTGA
- a CDS encoding transketolase — MTAISPAVSETSLAQRALNIRRHALRMGQVQGQGYVGQALGAADLLAVAYFHALNYKPHDPEWEQRDRFYLSIGHYAIALYAALIEAEIVPLDELETYGSDDSRLPMSGMATYTPGMEITGGSLGQGLGIAVGACLGLKRKGSDSFVYNLLSDGELNEGSTWEAVMSASHWKLDNLIAIVDVNNQQADGRSSEVLAFEPIVDRWQAFGWFTQRVDGNDLDALVEAFDAARSHGGTQPRVIICDTKMGRGVPFLETREKAHFIRVDEHEWNLALNHLEEGDTV; from the coding sequence ATGACTGCTATTTCGCCCGCTGTTTCAGAAACATCACTGGCACAACGTGCCCTCAATATTCGCCGTCATGCGCTGCGCATGGGCCAGGTTCAAGGCCAAGGCTACGTCGGTCAGGCGCTGGGAGCTGCTGACTTGCTCGCTGTGGCCTACTTTCACGCGCTGAATTACAAGCCCCATGACCCCGAATGGGAACAGCGTGACCGCTTCTATCTCTCCATTGGCCACTACGCCATTGCGCTGTATGCGGCACTGATCGAAGCGGAAATCGTCCCGCTGGACGAGCTCGAAACTTACGGTTCCGATGACAGCCGCCTGCCGATGTCCGGGATGGCAACCTACACCCCGGGGATGGAAATCACCGGCGGCTCGCTGGGCCAGGGCCTGGGCATTGCTGTTGGTGCGTGCCTGGGGCTCAAGCGCAAAGGTTCCGACTCGTTCGTCTACAATCTGCTGTCCGACGGTGAGTTGAACGAAGGGTCGACCTGGGAAGCGGTGATGTCTGCTTCTCACTGGAAGCTCGACAATCTGATCGCCATCGTGGACGTCAACAATCAACAAGCGGATGGCCGCTCCAGCGAGGTGCTGGCCTTCGAACCCATCGTTGACCGTTGGCAGGCGTTTGGCTGGTTCACGCAGCGCGTGGATGGCAATGATCTGGACGCGCTGGTCGAGGCTTTCGATGCCGCGCGCAGTCATGGCGGAACGCAGCCGCGAGTGATCATCTGCGATACCAAAATGGGCAGAGGCGTGCCGTTTCTTGAAACCCGGGAGAAGGCCCATTTCATTCGCGTGGACGAGCATGAGTGGAACCTGGCCTTGAACCACCTCGAAGAAGGGGACACCGTATGA
- a CDS encoding MFS transporter, with translation MMTSMTLEAVSTVRSNAYRKTAWRLMPFLMLCYLCAYLDRVNVGFAKLQMMSDLSLSETVYGLGAGMFFLGYFLCEVPSNLILHKVGARRWIARIMISWGIISALFAFVETAWQFYVLRFLLGIAEAGLAPGLLLYLTYWFPSYRRAKMTVLWFIAIPLSGMIGGPLSGLIMAKFAGFHGWAGWQWMFVIEAIPTVIVGFFVLAYLKDGVHQATWLTDEEKELVTKELAEDNSRKVTHGSVRDFLRDRRLWMLACIYFCVVMGQYAITFWLPTLIRNAGVSDPLHIGLVTSLPYMCAIVAMLLMGRSGDKHRERRWHLIAPMIAGALGLTLAAIFGANLVFSVLSLCLAAAGVLSASSLFWMLPTTLLGGVSAAAGIAGINSFANLAGFCSPYLIGWITTTTGSSAIGMYLITGVLCIGACLVLRIPAASVNR, from the coding sequence ATGATGACTTCCATGACGCTCGAAGCGGTTTCGACCGTGCGCTCGAATGCTTATCGCAAAACTGCCTGGCGGCTGATGCCTTTCTTGATGCTCTGTTATCTGTGTGCCTATCTGGATCGCGTCAATGTGGGCTTCGCCAAACTGCAAATGATGAGTGACTTGTCACTGAGTGAAACTGTGTACGGCCTCGGTGCCGGCATGTTCTTTCTTGGCTATTTTCTCTGCGAAGTGCCCAGCAATCTGATTCTTCACAAAGTGGGGGCGCGTCGATGGATCGCCCGCATCATGATCTCGTGGGGCATTATCTCCGCCCTGTTCGCCTTCGTCGAAACGGCCTGGCAGTTCTATGTGCTGCGCTTCCTGCTGGGCATCGCCGAAGCCGGCCTGGCGCCGGGGTTGCTGCTCTACCTGACCTACTGGTTCCCCTCGTATCGCCGAGCCAAGATGACCGTGCTCTGGTTCATCGCGATTCCACTTTCCGGAATGATCGGCGGACCCCTTTCCGGCTTGATCATGGCCAAATTCGCAGGCTTTCACGGATGGGCCGGCTGGCAGTGGATGTTCGTCATTGAAGCGATACCTACGGTGATCGTTGGCTTCTTCGTACTGGCGTATCTGAAGGATGGTGTACACCAGGCCACCTGGCTTACCGATGAAGAAAAGGAGCTGGTGACCAAGGAATTGGCGGAAGACAACAGCCGTAAGGTCACTCACGGTTCGGTCCGCGACTTCCTGCGCGATCGTCGCCTGTGGATGCTCGCCTGCATCTACTTCTGTGTCGTGATGGGTCAATACGCGATCACCTTCTGGCTACCGACCTTGATTCGCAACGCCGGGGTTTCCGACCCGCTACACATTGGCCTGGTCACCAGCCTGCCTTACATGTGCGCCATCGTGGCCATGTTGCTGATGGGCCGAAGTGGCGACAAGCACCGCGAACGTCGGTGGCACCTGATTGCACCCATGATCGCCGGGGCCTTGGGTCTTACGTTGGCAGCCATCTTCGGCGCCAACCTGGTCTTCTCTGTCCTGAGCCTCTGCCTGGCGGCTGCAGGCGTTCTGTCTGCCTCTTCCTTGTTCTGGATGCTACCGACCACACTGCTGGGCGGGGTCTCAGCCGCTGCGGGGATCGCCGGCATCAACAGCTTCGCCAACCTCGCCGGCTTCTGCTCGCCCTACTTGATTGGCTGGATTACCACTACGACCGGATCGAGCGCGATAGGGATGTACCTCATCACCGGCGTGCTGTGCATCGGTGCCTGCCTGGTACTGCGAATCCCCGCCGCTTCGGTCAATCGTTGA
- a CDS encoding SDR family NAD(P)-dependent oxidoreductase: MLLQGKVAIITGAASERGIGRATAITFAQQGAHVVIVDLDESAARDAASALGEGHLGLAANVADEHQVKQAVDKVIAQFGRIDILVNNAGITQPIKTLDIRPSDYDKVLDVSLRGTLLMSQAVIPVMKSQASGSIVCMSSVSAQRGGGIFGGPHYSAAKAGVLGLGKAMAREFGPDNIRVNSIAPGLIHTDITGGLMQDERRHAIIDGIPLGRLGAAQDVANAALFLASDLSSYLTGITLDVNGGMLIH, translated from the coding sequence ATGCTTCTTCAAGGCAAAGTCGCAATCATCACGGGTGCTGCATCTGAGCGCGGAATTGGCCGGGCCACGGCCATCACGTTCGCCCAGCAGGGTGCCCATGTCGTCATTGTGGATCTCGATGAATCCGCCGCGCGCGACGCCGCTTCGGCGTTGGGTGAAGGCCATCTGGGTCTGGCCGCCAACGTCGCGGATGAACACCAGGTCAAGCAGGCCGTGGACAAGGTCATCGCGCAGTTCGGGCGAATAGACATTCTGGTCAACAACGCAGGCATTACCCAGCCGATCAAGACCCTCGATATCCGCCCTTCGGACTACGACAAGGTGCTGGATGTCAGCCTGCGTGGCACTTTGCTCATGTCCCAAGCCGTCATTCCGGTCATGAAGAGCCAAGCTTCCGGCAGCATCGTGTGCATGTCTTCAGTATCGGCTCAACGTGGCGGCGGCATATTCGGTGGCCCGCACTACAGCGCCGCCAAGGCGGGCGTATTGGGCCTTGGCAAAGCGATGGCCAGGGAATTCGGTCCGGACAATATCCGTGTCAACTCCATCGCTCCCGGCCTGATTCATACCGATATCACGGGAGGCTTGATGCAAGACGAGCGTCGCCACGCGATCATCGACGGCATTCCGCTGGGTCGCCTGGGCGCGGCTCAGGATGTCGCCAACGCTGCGCTGTTTCTGGCCAGCGATCTGTCTTCATACCTCACTGGCATCACGCTGGATGTCAATGGCGGCATGCTGATCCACTGA